The Nonlabens spongiae genome contains a region encoding:
- a CDS encoding CPCC family cysteine-rich protein: protein MELNPDKNYNQCPCCDYFTIAEMAGFEICPVCFWEDDGQDLKELDKNSGPNHITLREGRTNFKKFKVSDPRYLRDVISQSDREQYLYLRREV from the coding sequence ATGGAACTTAATCCCGACAAAAACTATAACCAATGTCCTTGCTGCGATTATTTTACGATTGCAGAAATGGCTGGATTTGAAATATGTCCTGTCTGTTTTTGGGAAGATGACGGACAGGATTTAAAAGAGTTGGATAAAAATTCTGGACCTAATCACATTACGCTTAGAGAGGGTCGTACTAACTTCAAAAAGTTTAAAGTTAGCGACCCTCGATATTTAAGAGACGTGATTTCACAATCAGATCGAGAGCAGTATTTATATCTAAGAAGAGAGGTTTAA
- a CDS encoding helicase HerA-like domain-containing protein: MSQKQDFFNHITTAYQPKGASITMGAAMLDGTAVTDALVKIPLKTMNRHGLIAGATGTGKTKTLQIIAEQLSQHGVPSLLMDIKGDLSGIAAASEGHVKIDERHAQIGIPFKKRSSPVELMTISKDAGIRMRATVSEFGPVLLSRILDVTETQAGIIAVVFKYCDDNKLPLLDLADLKKILRYATEEGKEEFQSEYGRISTASTGAIMRKLIALEQQGADKFFGERSFDVADLLRKDGNGDGYVNILRLTDIQHRPKLFSTFMLSLLAEIYSTFPEQGDSDKPELVLFIDEAHLIFDNASKVLLEQIESIVKLIRSKGVGIYFVTQNPTDIPDAVLSQLGLKIQHALRAFTAKDRRAIKLTAENYPISEYYDTAEVLTSLGIGEAFISALDEKGRPSALAATLLRAPESRMDVLTKSELKNILDQSQLLYKYNEDINRHSAEEMLQEKIELAHEEEIKAKSKKEATKSRARSTRTSTRQHPLIKVLTSASFIRGIMGILGKALK, from the coding sequence ATGAGCCAGAAACAAGACTTTTTCAATCACATTACCACCGCCTACCAGCCCAAAGGCGCCAGTATTACCATGGGAGCCGCCATGCTGGATGGAACTGCCGTAACAGATGCTTTGGTCAAAATCCCCCTCAAAACCATGAACCGGCACGGACTTATCGCTGGTGCCACGGGAACGGGAAAAACCAAAACCCTGCAGATCATTGCAGAGCAACTGTCGCAACATGGTGTCCCTTCTCTGCTTATGGATATTAAAGGTGATCTTTCAGGTATCGCGGCGGCGAGCGAGGGGCATGTAAAGATTGATGAACGTCATGCCCAAATAGGCATTCCATTCAAGAAAAGATCATCTCCCGTTGAGCTCATGACTATCTCAAAAGATGCGGGTATTAGAATGCGGGCAACCGTGAGTGAATTCGGCCCTGTTTTATTGTCTCGTATTCTGGATGTGACCGAAACCCAAGCAGGGATCATCGCTGTGGTTTTCAAATATTGCGACGACAATAAATTACCTCTTCTGGACCTAGCCGATCTGAAGAAAATCTTGAGATATGCTACCGAAGAAGGAAAAGAAGAATTTCAGAGCGAATACGGTCGCATTTCCACCGCTTCTACTGGAGCTATTATGCGCAAACTCATCGCACTGGAACAACAGGGAGCCGATAAGTTTTTTGGTGAACGCAGTTTTGATGTGGCAGATTTGCTGCGCAAAGATGGCAATGGCGATGGTTATGTCAACATTTTAAGACTGACCGATATCCAGCACCGTCCCAAGCTGTTTTCTACTTTTATGCTCTCGTTGCTGGCAGAAATCTACAGCACTTTTCCTGAGCAAGGCGACAGTGACAAACCGGAACTCGTCCTTTTTATTGACGAAGCACACTTGATTTTTGACAACGCTAGTAAAGTTTTACTGGAGCAAATAGAAAGCATCGTCAAACTGATACGTTCTAAAGGTGTCGGAATCTATTTTGTCACTCAAAATCCCACCGATATTCCAGATGCGGTTTTGAGTCAACTGGGTCTAAAAATACAGCACGCTTTAAGAGCTTTTACCGCTAAAGATCGTAGAGCGATCAAGCTTACCGCTGAGAATTATCCTATTTCTGAATATTATGATACTGCTGAAGTTCTGACTTCGCTTGGGATAGGAGAAGCTTTTATTAGCGCTCTTGACGAGAAAGGAAGGCCTAGTGCTCTTGCCGCAACACTTTTACGCGCACCTGAAAGTAGAATGGATGTGCTCACTAAGTCAGAGCTCAAAAACATACTTGATCAATCGCAGCTGCTCTATAAATACAATGAAGACATCAATCGTCATAGTGCCGAAGAAATGCTTCAAGAAAAAATCGAGCTAGCTCACGAGGAAGAAATTAAGGCAAAAAGTAAAAAAGAAGCTACTAAGTCTCGAGCCAGAAGCACTAGAACCAGCACGAGACAACATCCATTGATCAAAGTTTTGACCAGTGCGTCATTTATACGTGGCATAATGGGAATTTTAGGGAAGGCATTGAAATAG
- a CDS encoding 7-carboxy-7-deazaguanine synthase QueE gives MLEKEIKTAVDRGDMLPLMEEFYTIQGEGYHTGRAAYFIRVGGCDVGCHWCDVKESWDPAKHPPTETSKIVENAAKYSKTIVVTGGEPLTWDMNPLTSQLKAKDLQVHIETSGAYPLTGTWDWICLSPKKVKMPLPEAYEAAHELKVIVYNRHDLAFAKAESQKVNPDCKLFLQPEWSVREKIIPLITDFVMQNPEWQVSLQTHKYLNIP, from the coding sequence ATGCTTGAAAAAGAGATCAAAACAGCCGTAGATCGTGGGGATATGTTACCGCTCATGGAAGAGTTCTACACCATACAAGGAGAAGGTTATCATACCGGGCGAGCGGCCTATTTTATAAGAGTGGGAGGTTGCGACGTGGGTTGCCACTGGTGTGATGTAAAGGAGAGCTGGGATCCAGCTAAGCACCCACCTACAGAGACGAGTAAAATTGTTGAAAACGCTGCCAAATACAGCAAAACCATCGTCGTTACAGGTGGCGAGCCGCTCACTTGGGATATGAATCCGTTGACGAGTCAGCTCAAGGCAAAAGACTTGCAGGTTCACATTGAAACCAGCGGAGCTTATCCACTTACGGGAACTTGGGACTGGATTTGTCTAAGTCCCAAAAAAGTAAAAATGCCACTTCCCGAAGCTTATGAGGCGGCACACGAGCTTAAAGTGATTGTATATAACCGTCATGATCTCGCTTTCGCGAAAGCGGAATCCCAAAAAGTAAATCCAGACTGCAAATTATTTCTTCAACCAGAATGGTCTGTACGTGAAAAGATAATACCACTCATCACCGATTTTGTGATGCAAAATCCTGAATGGCAAGTCTCTTTGCAAACACATAAATACTTAAATATTCCGTAA
- a CDS encoding DUF2911 domain-containing protein, translating into MKWINSIALVIITLTQINAQDATLFANLDASPLDVVMARDDDNNAIARVIYSRPSKKDRVIFGELVPFGEVWRTGANEATEIAFYRDVIIAEQKVPAGAYSIYTIPKKDGWTFILNSQTTQWGTKYDASKNVLETEIDTLPPPSTIESFSISFAEMADEMVLFMGWDDVIAQVPIELAD; encoded by the coding sequence ATGAAATGGATTAATTCTATTGCCCTTGTTATAATTACTTTAACCCAAATCAACGCTCAAGACGCAACTTTATTTGCAAATCTTGACGCCAGCCCACTTGATGTCGTCATGGCACGCGATGATGACAATAACGCCATCGCGAGAGTAATTTACAGCCGCCCTTCAAAAAAGGATCGGGTGATTTTTGGAGAATTGGTCCCCTTTGGAGAAGTATGGCGTACCGGAGCAAATGAAGCTACCGAGATTGCTTTTTATCGAGACGTGATCATCGCCGAGCAAAAAGTTCCGGCGGGTGCCTATAGCATCTATACCATTCCTAAGAAAGATGGCTGGACTTTTATACTCAATTCACAAACCACGCAGTGGGGAACAAAGTACGACGCTTCTAAAAATGTCCTTGAGACTGAGATTGATACGCTTCCCCCTCCCTCCACCATTGAATCATTCTCCATCAGTTTTGCCGAAATGGCTGATGAAATGGTGCTTTTTATGGGTTGGGACGACGTAATCGCCCAAGTGCCTATTGAACTGGCGGACTAG
- the gyrB gene encoding DNA topoisomerase (ATP-hydrolyzing) subunit B: MSEENKKNYGADSIQALEGMEHVRMRPSMYIGDVGVRGLHHLVYEVVDNSIDEALAGHCDHIKVMINEGDSITVEDNGRGIPVDIHKKEGVSALEVVMTKIGAGGKFDKDSYKVSGGLHGVGVSCVNALSDHLKATVFREGKVYEQEYERGKTLYPVKQVGETDRRGTVVTFHPDPTIFQQVSQYNYDTLANRLRELAFLNKGIKIELIDERRKDEEGNFIHDVFQSEEGLKEFIRFLDDTRQPIIEDVISMEGEKNDIPVEVAMIYNDSFGENLHSYVNNINTHEGGTHLAGFRRGLTTTLKKYADNSGMLDKLKFDIAGDDFREGLTAIVSVKVAEPQFEGQTKTKLGNREVTSAVSQAVSQMLEDYLEEHPNDAKTIVQKVILAAQARHAARKAREMVQRKTVMSGGGLPGKLSDCSETDPTRCEVFLVEGDSAGGTAKQGRDREFQAILPLRGKILNVEKAMQHKVFENEEIRNIYTALGVTIGTEEDSKALNLEKLRYHKIVIMCDADIDGSHIATLILTFFFRYMKELVENGYVYIATPPLYLVKKGAKKRYAWSDKERDEIAEGFGGGASIQRYKGLGEMNADQLWDTTMNPEFRTLRQVGIDNLAEADRIFSMLMGDEVPPRREFIEKNAIYANIDA; the protein is encoded by the coding sequence ATGAGCGAAGAAAATAAGAAAAACTACGGTGCAGATTCGATTCAGGCACTGGAGGGAATGGAGCATGTGCGCATGCGTCCGTCCATGTATATTGGAGATGTAGGGGTACGTGGTTTACACCATCTAGTTTATGAGGTGGTAGATAACTCTATTGATGAGGCTCTTGCAGGTCACTGTGACCACATCAAAGTGATGATCAATGAAGGAGATAGCATTACTGTAGAGGATAACGGTCGAGGAATTCCTGTCGATATTCACAAGAAAGAAGGCGTGAGCGCTCTTGAGGTTGTGATGACTAAAATAGGTGCCGGTGGGAAATTTGATAAAGATTCTTATAAAGTGTCTGGTGGTCTTCACGGTGTAGGTGTGAGCTGTGTAAATGCCTTGTCAGACCATCTCAAAGCGACTGTTTTCAGAGAAGGTAAGGTCTATGAACAGGAATATGAGCGCGGTAAGACGTTGTATCCTGTAAAACAAGTAGGTGAGACAGATCGTAGAGGAACTGTGGTCACATTTCATCCCGACCCAACTATATTTCAACAGGTTTCCCAATATAATTACGACACGCTAGCCAATCGATTAAGAGAGCTTGCTTTCCTAAATAAAGGAATTAAGATTGAATTGATTGACGAGCGCAGAAAAGATGAAGAAGGCAACTTTATTCATGACGTTTTTCAATCTGAGGAAGGATTGAAAGAATTTATACGCTTTCTCGATGACACGCGTCAACCCATCATTGAAGATGTGATCTCCATGGAGGGTGAAAAGAATGATATACCTGTGGAAGTGGCGATGATCTACAATGATAGTTTTGGAGAAAATCTACACTCTTACGTAAATAATATTAATACGCACGAGGGAGGTACGCACCTAGCAGGTTTCCGTCGTGGGTTGACTACTACACTTAAAAAGTATGCCGATAATTCTGGTATGCTGGACAAGCTAAAGTTTGATATTGCTGGTGACGACTTTAGAGAAGGTCTTACAGCGATTGTTTCGGTAAAAGTGGCTGAACCTCAATTTGAAGGGCAGACTAAAACCAAATTAGGTAACCGAGAGGTGACCAGTGCGGTAAGTCAAGCGGTATCTCAAATGCTTGAAGATTATCTGGAAGAACATCCTAACGATGCCAAAACCATCGTGCAAAAAGTGATCTTAGCAGCTCAAGCACGTCACGCAGCTCGCAAGGCACGAGAAATGGTGCAGCGTAAGACCGTTATGAGCGGTGGAGGACTACCCGGTAAATTAAGTGATTGCTCTGAAACAGATCCTACGAGATGTGAAGTGTTTCTAGTTGAGGGAGATTCTGCAGGTGGAACGGCAAAACAAGGCCGTGACCGTGAGTTTCAAGCGATACTGCCGTTAAGAGGTAAGATTCTTAACGTTGAGAAAGCTATGCAACACAAGGTTTTTGAAAACGAAGAGATCCGCAACATTTATACGGCTCTGGGTGTTACCATAGGAACTGAAGAAGATTCCAAGGCATTGAACCTTGAAAAACTGCGCTACCACAAAATTGTAATCATGTGTGATGCAGATATCGATGGTTCTCATATCGCGACCTTGATTCTTACTTTCTTCTTTCGTTATATGAAGGAACTAGTAGAAAATGGTTACGTTTATATCGCAACACCGCCATTGTATCTAGTTAAGAAAGGAGCTAAAAAGCGTTATGCGTGGTCTGATAAAGAGCGCGATGAGATTGCGGAGGGTTTTGGAGGTGGAGCAAGCATCCAGCGATACAAAGGTCTCGGAGAGATGAATGCAGATCAATTGTGGGATACCACCATGAATCCAGAGTTCAGAACGTTACGTCAAGTAGGAATCGATAACCTCGCAGAAGCTGATCGTATTTTCAGTATGTTGATGGGAGATGAGGTACCTCCACGACGAGAGTTCATAGAGAAAAATGCGATCTATGCTAACATAGATGCTTGA
- a CDS encoding DUF6588 family protein, producing the protein MKRFIPLYLVLTLSYALNAQNNISEILAAGLVAAQEYSDSYTTPAGESFVTNLSTGWYDDAKSLNKWQFELSLKGQATFSPDDQRNFVLDPQRYAQIIQDEYDSSGNPPARIEVSFADGSTNPRNIATALGVNNPSEFLIIRAVDQTTGLLIEDTPIELGQGLENENVDFIPTVFLQAGLGLGGGLEIKARFVPKIQVDEAKTSLYGGAVQWEITKLFEDESGNSAFPLRLAALGGLTKVDAEYDFRDGVMVDGVNQTIEVQSTSFTFAAITSTRWNVFNLFAGVNYVTGSTESDLLGTYTVSSESILFPGSATFEDPLSVRADVDMIMTTVGAKLNLGPASLVTSYTFSEYSTANAGLAFRF; encoded by the coding sequence ATGAAAAGATTTATTCCTCTATACTTAGTGCTGACATTGTCTTATGCCTTAAATGCACAGAACAATATATCTGAGATTTTGGCTGCTGGTTTAGTAGCTGCCCAAGAGTATTCAGACTCTTACACTACTCCTGCAGGAGAATCCTTTGTCACAAATCTTTCAACAGGTTGGTATGATGACGCAAAATCCTTAAACAAATGGCAATTTGAGCTATCACTCAAAGGGCAGGCCACATTCTCTCCTGATGATCAACGGAATTTTGTTTTAGATCCACAGCGATATGCGCAGATTATCCAAGATGAATATGACAGTTCAGGAAATCCACCTGCACGGATTGAGGTTTCATTTGCAGATGGGTCCACGAACCCAAGAAATATAGCTACCGCATTGGGAGTCAATAATCCGTCTGAGTTCTTGATAATAAGAGCAGTGGATCAGACAACTGGATTATTAATTGAAGACACTCCTATCGAATTGGGACAAGGTCTTGAGAATGAAAATGTAGATTTTATACCTACCGTTTTTTTACAAGCCGGTCTAGGATTAGGTGGTGGACTTGAAATTAAAGCTCGATTTGTTCCAAAAATTCAAGTTGACGAAGCAAAAACATCGCTCTACGGTGGTGCCGTACAGTGGGAGATCACAAAGCTCTTTGAAGATGAATCAGGGAACTCTGCGTTCCCACTAAGGCTGGCAGCGTTGGGTGGTTTGACCAAGGTAGATGCTGAATACGATTTTAGAGATGGCGTGATGGTTGATGGAGTCAATCAAACTATAGAAGTACAGTCTACTAGTTTCACATTTGCAGCGATAACCAGTACGCGATGGAATGTTTTTAATCTGTTTGCTGGGGTGAATTACGTAACGGGCAGTACAGAAAGTGATTTATTAGGCACCTACACGGTAAGCAGTGAATCAATTCTTTTTCCTGGGAGTGCCACTTTTGAAGATCCTTTAAGCGTACGAGCAGATGTGGATATGATTATGACTACCGTAGGTGCTAAGCTTAATTTAGGACCAGCTTCCTTAGTGACCAGTTATACGTTTTCTGAATACAGTACGGCAAATGCAGGACTAGCATTTAGATTCTAG
- the mdh gene encoding malate dehydrogenase yields the protein MKVTVVGAGAVGASCAEYIAIKDFASEVVLLDIKEGFAEGKAMDLMQTASLNGFDTKITGVTNDYSKTADSHIAVITSGIPRKPGMTREELIGINAGIVKSVSESLVKESPNVILIVVSNPMDTMTYLAHQVTGLPKNRIIGMGGALDSARFKYRLAEALEAPISDVDGMVIGGHSDKGMVPLTRLATRNSVPASEFLSDDRLEQVLQDTKVGGATLTKLLGTSAWYAPGAAVSGLVQAIACDQKKIFPCSALLDGEYGLSDLCIGVPVVLGKDGIEKIVEINLNDKEKAALQESAEGVKKTNELI from the coding sequence ATGAAAGTTACAGTAGTAGGTGCAGGTGCCGTAGGTGCCAGCTGTGCAGAATACATCGCGATCAAAGACTTTGCTAGCGAGGTAGTTTTATTAGACATTAAAGAAGGATTTGCCGAGGGTAAAGCCATGGACTTGATGCAAACTGCTTCTCTCAATGGTTTTGACACAAAAATCACTGGAGTTACAAACGATTATTCAAAAACTGCTGATAGTCACATCGCTGTTATAACATCAGGTATTCCACGTAAGCCAGGAATGACTCGTGAGGAACTTATCGGAATCAACGCTGGTATCGTGAAGTCGGTTTCGGAGAGTCTGGTAAAGGAATCGCCTAATGTGATTTTAATCGTAGTATCTAACCCAATGGATACGATGACTTACCTGGCTCACCAAGTTACTGGCTTGCCAAAAAACAGAATCATAGGTATGGGTGGTGCTTTAGACAGTGCCCGTTTCAAATACAGACTTGCCGAAGCCCTTGAAGCTCCTATCTCAGACGTAGATGGAATGGTGATAGGTGGACATTCTGACAAAGGAATGGTGCCACTTACAAGATTGGCAACCCGTAATTCCGTTCCTGCAAGTGAATTCTTGAGTGATGACCGTTTAGAGCAAGTACTTCAAGACACCAAAGTAGGTGGAGCAACACTTACCAAATTATTGGGTACTAGCGCATGGTACGCACCAGGAGCAGCAGTTTCTGGACTTGTTCAAGCTATCGCATGTGACCAAAAGAAAATTTTCCCATGTAGTGCGTTACTTGACGGTGAATACGGTTTGAGCGACCTGTGTATAGGTGTGCCAGTCGTTCTTGGAAAAGACGGTATCGAGAAAATCGTAGAGATCAATCTTAACGATAAGGAAAAAGCAGCGCTTCAAGAAAGTGCTGAAGGTGTTAAGAAAACTAATGAGTTGATTTAA
- the fbp gene encoding class 1 fructose-bisphosphatase: MATKNQTLGEFIIENQAEFQYSSGELSRLINSIRLAAKMVNHEVNKAGLVDITGSAGNVNTQGEDQQKLDVFANNTFIKTLTNREIVCGIASEENDDYIIIEGQRCDNKNKYVVLIDPLDGSSNIDVNVSVGTIFSIYRRVTPVGTPVQMEDFLQPGNMQVAAGYIIYGTSTMLVYTTGHGVNGFTLNPALGTYYLSHPNMTFPETGRIYSVNEGNYNHFPQGVKDYIKYCQKEEEDRPYTSRYIGSLVSDIHRNIIKGGIYMYPKSSVANNGKLRLLYECNPMAFIAEQAGGAASNGYERIMNLKPSELHERVPFFCGNKEMVEKVEEYIQKAD; the protein is encoded by the coding sequence ATGGCTACCAAAAATCAAACACTCGGTGAATTCATCATCGAGAATCAAGCAGAATTTCAATACAGTAGCGGTGAACTCTCTCGCCTGATCAATTCCATTAGACTAGCTGCCAAAATGGTGAACCACGAGGTCAACAAGGCTGGTCTTGTAGATATTACTGGGAGTGCTGGAAATGTAAATACTCAGGGTGAAGACCAGCAAAAACTTGATGTTTTTGCTAATAACACGTTCATCAAAACCTTAACCAATCGGGAGATCGTTTGTGGTATCGCGAGTGAGGAAAATGATGATTATATCATTATCGAGGGTCAGCGATGTGATAATAAAAATAAATATGTGGTCCTTATCGATCCACTTGACGGTAGTTCTAATATCGATGTCAATGTATCTGTAGGTACTATTTTCTCCATTTATAGGCGTGTTACTCCCGTGGGAACGCCCGTTCAGATGGAAGATTTTTTACAACCCGGTAATATGCAAGTGGCAGCCGGCTACATTATTTATGGAACCTCAACCATGCTGGTTTATACCACCGGTCACGGCGTGAATGGCTTTACATTGAATCCAGCGCTGGGAACATATTATCTCTCGCATCCTAACATGACCTTTCCCGAAACGGGACGCATTTATAGTGTGAATGAAGGAAATTACAACCACTTCCCACAAGGTGTGAAGGATTACATCAAATATTGCCAGAAGGAGGAAGAAGATCGACCTTACACCAGTCGTTATATAGGAAGTCTAGTGAGTGACATACATAGAAATATCATCAAAGGTGGTATTTATATGTATCCCAAAAGTTCGGTTGCAAATAATGGTAAACTACGCTTGCTTTATGAATGTAATCCTATGGCATTTATAGCAGAACAAGCTGGTGGTGCTGCCAGTAATGGCTATGAGCGTATCATGAATCTTAAGCCTTCTGAACTGCATGAACGCGTACCCTTCTTTTGTGGCAATAAAGAAATGGTGGAAAAAGTAGAAGAATATATTCAAAAAGCTGACTAA
- the pth gene encoding aminoacyl-tRNA hydrolase → MMSLLKNLFSRFRAVAERSRSESENSTKILDEDDTMKKFLIVGLGNIGPKYAETRHNIGFKIVDEIASMKEAAFETKKLGDIVAIKHKGKSVLLLKPSTYMNLSGKAIKYYMQQEGIAIDQILVITDDLNLPFGTLRMKGKGTDGGHNGLKDTQITLNTPKYPRLRFGISDDFSKGRQVNYVLGEWSDEERKSLPERLDTAAKMALTFTHAGLANTMNEYNGK, encoded by the coding sequence ATTATGTCTTTATTGAAAAATTTATTTTCTCGCTTTCGCGCGGTCGCTGAGCGTAGTCGAAGTGAAAGTGAGAACTCCACAAAAATCCTTGATGAAGATGATACCATGAAAAAATTTTTAATTGTAGGCTTAGGAAACATAGGTCCTAAGTATGCCGAAACTCGTCATAATATAGGCTTCAAGATTGTAGATGAGATCGCATCAATGAAGGAGGCGGCATTTGAAACCAAAAAGCTGGGGGATATTGTGGCAATTAAGCATAAAGGGAAAAGTGTATTACTTCTCAAGCCTAGTACTTACATGAATCTGAGCGGAAAAGCAATAAAATACTATATGCAGCAAGAAGGCATTGCCATCGATCAGATCTTGGTAATTACTGATGATCTTAATTTACCTTTTGGGACGTTGCGCATGAAGGGAAAAGGAACTGATGGTGGTCATAATGGTTTGAAAGACACTCAAATAACGCTTAATACACCAAAATACCCGCGTTTGAGATTTGGGATTTCAGATGACTTCAGCAAAGGTCGTCAAGTAAATTATGTGCTGGGAGAGTGGAGCGATGAAGAGCGCAAGTCTCTTCCAGAACGACTGGATACTGCTGCAAAAATGGCTTTGACCTTCACCCACGCCGGTCTTGCAAATACCATGAATGAATATAACGGGAAGTAA
- a CDS encoding bifunctional riboflavin kinase/FAD synthetase — translation MNTFNNIKDYRPSKGAVVTIGTFDGLHQGHQKILDRVLARSEGDGLTSLVLTFFPHPRMVLQPDHDLKLINTIEERKQLLAEYGIENIVIHPFSKEFSRTTAQEYVEEILVKKFNAKVVVIGYDHRFGRNRSASIKELREYAQEFNFEIVEITKEEVEEVAVSSTKIRNALNEGDVETATRYLNRPFSIRGTIEKGKQLGRTINYPTANLKIEEKYKIIPANGVYVTSSIINGCKVYGMTNVGVNPTVTDEGIRKIETYYLDFDQDLYDSEMELFFHHRLRNEARFKDLELLKKAMLKDENDTRDYIQQMG, via the coding sequence TTGAATACTTTCAATAATATAAAAGATTACAGACCCAGCAAAGGAGCTGTAGTTACCATAGGTACTTTTGATGGTTTACATCAAGGCCATCAGAAGATTCTGGACCGTGTACTTGCACGGTCAGAAGGTGATGGACTTACCAGCCTGGTGCTTACTTTTTTTCCGCATCCCAGGATGGTGTTGCAGCCTGATCATGATCTTAAATTGATCAATACTATTGAAGAACGTAAACAATTACTTGCTGAGTACGGTATTGAAAACATCGTAATTCATCCGTTTTCCAAGGAATTCTCTAGAACTACAGCTCAAGAATATGTAGAGGAGATCTTGGTAAAGAAATTCAATGCCAAGGTTGTTGTCATAGGATATGATCATAGGTTTGGGAGGAATCGCTCTGCCAGTATTAAGGAGCTAAGAGAATATGCTCAAGAATTCAATTTTGAGATTGTTGAGATTACTAAGGAAGAAGTAGAAGAAGTTGCTGTAAGCAGCACCAAAATACGCAACGCTTTGAACGAGGGCGATGTAGAAACTGCCACCCGCTACTTGAACCGACCCTTCAGTATACGTGGAACCATTGAGAAAGGAAAGCAGCTGGGAAGAACGATCAATTATCCTACAGCCAACTTAAAAATTGAGGAAAAATATAAAATCATTCCAGCAAACGGCGTTTATGTCACCAGTTCAATTATAAATGGTTGCAAGGTCTACGGTATGACTAACGTAGGTGTCAACCCCACAGTTACTGACGAGGGGATCAGAAAGATTGAAACCTATTACTTGGATTTTGATCAAGACCTTTACGATTCAGAAATGGAACTGTTTTTCCATCACCGATTAAGAAATGAGGCTCGATTCAAAGATCTGGAACTTTTGAAAAAAGCGATGCTAAAAGACGAAAATGACACACGCGACTACATCCAGCAAATGGGATAG